Below is a window of Haloglycomyces albus DSM 45210 DNA.
ATGAAGCAATCGGCCAGGTCAATCGCCTGAAACAACGTGAACGCGACGACCAGAGCAGCCGCATCGACCTCGGACTGGTCCTCGAAGAACCACAGGCGGGACCGCGCTCGCAATTGCGTGGTCAGGAACACGGGGTGGAGACGACGATGGGCCAACATGTCGTCGACCTCAGTGGTTCCGCCATCGCGGAGGGCACTCCGGTGAGTACCGAACTGTCCATCACCAACCGGGATCGCTCCGTGGGAGCTTTGCTCGGTGCGGCGGTGGCCCGTAGCCGCAGCGACGATCCCTTGCCCGACGACACCATCGACATCGGATTCCGGGGTTCGGCCGGTCAGTCCTTCGGTGCCTTTCTACCGCAAGGGGCGACGTTCCGTCTCAAGGGCGACGCCAACGACTATGTCGGTAAGGGTCTGAGCGGCGGTCGATTGAGCCTGCGGCCGGACGAGGCGGCGACGTTCAACCGGCAGACCAACATCATTGCCGGTAATACGCTTTTGTACGGAGCGACCGGTGGCGAGGCTTTCATCTCCGGTTCGGTCGGGGAGCGGTTCGCCGTGCGTAACTCCGGTGCCGTCGCCGTCGTCGAAGGCGTGGGCGATCACGGTTGTGAGTACATGACCGGCGGCCGGGTGGTCGTTTTGGGAGCGACCGGACGTAACTTCGCTGCCGGAATGAGCGGTGGTATCGCCTATGTCTGGCGGCTGGACGAGGCGAAGACGAATCTGGCTCTGGTGGAATGCGAGAGCCTGGACGAGGACGATGAGGACTTCCTGCGTTCCACGCTGTTGACCCACGTGGAGGAGACGGGGTCTCCCTTGGCCAACCAGTTGCTGCAGACCTGGCAGCAGTCCCGTCGTGCGTTCACCAAAGTCATCCCCACCGAGTACAAAGCGGTACTCGCCCAACAAGCGAAGGAGACCGCCCATGCCTAATCCCAGTGGCTTCATGGAATATCCCCGCAAAAACGCCCCACGTCGGCCGGTGCCGATCCGCCTGCGCGATTGGCGTGAGGTATATGAAAAGCCGGATGACGAATTGCTGCACGAGCAGGCTTCTCGATGCATGGACTGCGGTATTCCCTTCTGCCATAACGGGTGTCCCCTGGGGAACCGGATTCCGGAGTGGAACGACCTGGCCCGTGTCGGACAATGGGACGAAGCGCTGAATCAGCTGCACGCCACCAATAACTTCCCCGAGTTCACCGGGCGACTGTGCCCGGCACCGTGTGAAGGGGCCTGTGTTTTGGGGATCGGAGACGATCCGGTGTCGATTAAGACGATGGAGCAGGCCATCGCCGATCACGGTGGAACCGATGAGCCCTTCACCCCGCAGCCGTCGGAACATCGCACGGGCAAACTGGTAGCCGTCATCGGCTCGGGCCCGGCCGGATTGGCCGCCGCACAGCAGCTGGCGCGGGCGGGGCACGCGGTGATCGTCTACGAGCGGGATGATGCTCCCGGCGGTCTGCTGCGATACGGCATCCCTGACTTCAAGTTGGAAAAGCATCTGATCGATCGGCGCATCAAGCAGATGGAGGCCGAAGGGGTGGAGTTCGCCTGCGGTGTGAACGTAGGCGTGGACGTCTCCGCCGACGAGATTCGTGACTTCCATGATGCGGTCGTGATCGCCACCGGTGCGCTGGAACCGCGCGAGACCGATCAGCCGGGGCGTGAACTGACCGGGATTCACCAGGCCATGGAGCATTTGACCGAAGCCAATCGAGTGCAGGCCGGACGCGTTCCCTTCGCCGGGATCGACGCGAAGGACAAGCACGTCATCATTATCGGTGGCGGCGATACGGGTGCGGATTGCCTGGGAACCGCGCACCGCCAGGGAGCCGCTTCGGTGCGACAGTTGGATCTGTATCCCATGCCGCCCGAAACTCGTACCGGGGTCAAAGACCCGTGGCCGACGTGGCCGTTGGTCGTGCGCAACTATCCTGCTCACGAGGAAGGCGGGGAGCGAAACTTCGGCGCCGCCGCTCTGGAGTTCATCGGTGACGACGACGGCCATGTGCGCCAGATGCGCATGAGCGAGGTGACGGTCGACAAATCCACTGGGAAACGCATCGTGAATCCCGTAGAGGGAACGCAGCGTACGGTACCGGCTGATCTGGTTCTGTTGGCGATCGGATTCTCCGGAACCGAGGACCAGCCCATGCTTCCGCAGCTGGGGTTGGAACGCAATGCGCGCAACGTGATCGACTGTGACGACGATTGGCAGACCGACACGCCGGGGGTCTTCGTGGCCGGGGACGCGCAGCGGGGCGCCTCGTTGATCGTGTGGGCCATCGCCGAGGGACGAGCGGCCGCCGCTGCCGCTCATAACCACCTGAGTTCCAACGCCGAGTTGCCCGCGCCGGTGCGCCCGGGCACTCGTGACCTGAGCCTGTAGTCGTGCTCCCCGATCGGGAGCACCCGTGCCGGTCGAGGAGACCGGTCATCGGGCGGTAGGCACAATCGTGAAATCCGCATTTCTAGGGCCGTCGGAATTACCGACGGCCCTAGAAATGCGTGCAATATTTGTGCAGGTCAACTTAGGTATTGTGGCAAAAATTCCGCCGTGAACTTGGCCTCTTAGAGCGTTTGGAGTCGGCCACCGGAGCCGAATGTGGCATAGACTGGCAAGAGTGACACGTAGAGCAAAAATAGTATGTACGATAGGTCCGGCCACGGCCACGCCGGACCGCATGAACGCCCTCATCAATGCGGGGATGAATGTGGCCCGCATGAACTTCAGCCATGGGTCGCGCGCCGATCATGAAGCGGTGTACCAGATGGTACGCGAGGCCTCGCGAGTCGCGGGCAAGCCGGTCGCGATTCTGGCTGACATGCAGGGGCCGAAGATCCGACTCGGTACCTTTGCCGATGGAGAGGTTTCCTGGAACACCGGTGACCACGTCACCATCACCTCTGACGAGGTGGAGGGAACGGCCGAGCGTGTGTCCTGCACGTACAAGAAACTGCCGCAGGAAGTCACCATCGGCGATCGGCTCTTGGTGGACGACGGAAAACTGGCCCTGGAGGTGACCGGGGTCGAGGGAAACGACATCCATCTCCTGGTGGTAGAGGGTGGACCGGTATCCAACCATAAGGGACTGTCGCTTCCCAATGTCAACATCTCCGTTCCCGCCTTGTCGGAAAAGGACATCGAGGACATGAAGTTCGCCCTGAACCTGGGAGTGGACTTGATCGCGATGTCCTTTGTACGTCATCCTCACGACGTGCGGCAGGGCCACCGTGTGATGGACGAGGTCGGGGTGCGACGCCCCATCATCGCGAAGGTGGAGAAACCGGAGGCCGTGGAGAGGTTGGAGGAGATCGTCCTCGCCTTCGACGGCATGATGGTCGCTCGCGGGGACCTGGGCGTGGAGATGCCCTTGGACGAGGTTCCATTGGTGCAGAAGCAGATCATCCGGCTGGCGCGCGCCAACGCCAAACCGGTCATCGTCGCCACGCAGATGTTGGATTCGATGATCGAGAACGCCCGCCCGACCCGCGCGGAGGTATCCGACGTCGCCAATGCCGTTTTGGACGGTACCGACGCGGTCATGTTGTCGGGGGAGACCTCGGTGGGCAAGTACCCTATCGGCACGGTACGTACCATGTCGAGGATCGTGCGCACCACAGAGGACGGGCCGATGTCCTTCGACACCTTGGATCATGATCCGCGTACCAAACCCGGTGCCGTGACGGCGGCAGCCTGGCAGATCGCCGATGCTCTGGACGCCAAGGCACTGTGTGCGTTCACGCAGACCGGCGACACCATCCGACGGCTGGCGCGCCTGAAGCCCGACATTCCGATCATCGGATTCACCCCGATCGAATCGGTGCGCAACCAGATGGCACTGTCGTGGGGAACGAAGGCTTATATTGTGGAGTACGTCGATCACACCGACGCCATGTTCCAGCAGGTGGATCAGGCCATGCAGAGCAACGGCCTCGCCGAGATAGGAGACACTGTCGTCATTGTGGCCGGGTCGCCGCCCGGAAAGCCGGGATCGACCAACACAGTGCGTGTACATCAGATAGGAAGTTAACGTGGTACCAGAAGTGCTCGTCGGACAAGAAGCGGTCGATGACATGCTGGCCGTACTGGATCTCGAAGAGATCGACAGTGACCTGTTCCGCGGTCCTAAGGCGAAAGTCGGCCCACAGCGCGTGTTCGGTGGACAAGTCGCCGGTCAGGCACTGGTGGCGGCCGGTCGTACCGTCTCAGGGGACCGCCATGTGCATTCGCTGCACGGCTATTTCGTCCGCCCAGGCGATGCCGAACGCCCCATTGTGTACGAAGTGGAGAACATTCGCGACGGTCGCTCCTTCTCAGTGCGGCGAACCGTGGCCAAACAAGGTGGGAAGACGATCTTCTTCATGTCGGCGTCGTTCCACCGTGGTGAACAGGGACTGGAACACGAGGAAGGTGGGCCCACCGACGACATCCCACCGCCCGAAGAGGTACCCACACTGCAGGAGCGCCTGCAGACCCATCCCGAACGCCTGGGCATCTGGGCGCGTATACCTCGCCCCATCGACGTGCGTTACGTCGGAACGTCGGGATTTGCCCCGCAAGGTGACCGCCCCGCCGAATCGCGCCAGCGCGTCTGGATGCGAGCCGACGGCAAGCTACCCGACGACCCGCTCATCCACGTCTGCGTCCTCACCTACGCCTCGGATCTAACCCTCCTCGACACCGTTTTGAACCGACACGGCGAGGTATGGGGTCCCGGCGGATTCCTCGGCTCGAGTCTGGACCATGCCCTATGGTTCCACCGCCCGTTCCGCGTCGACGACTGGGTGCTGTACGACTCCAGTTCGCCGACCGCCTCGGAAGGTCGTGGTCTGGCGCAGGGTCGTTTCTTTACCGCCGACGGACACCACATTGCCTCGGCGACCCAGGAAGGACTGTTGCGTCGGATGCCGTCCGACAATATTCCTCCCGGGGTTCCCTAACCGTTCGGTGTCGTTCGGTTCGAGCGGGTGGCAGCGTCTGCGCCGCCACCCGCTCGTCGTCCGTGAGGCATGCCGGGCGAAGCGACTCCTTTAATAGCGTTAGTCGCGAGCGGTGACGCGTTCCAATTCGTCCCCGTCGACCGGAGTTCGCCGCTCCGCCAGTCGGTCGACCGTGTTCTGCAGTTCCTCGAGTCGTGCCAGGAGGAGCTTGGTGTCGTCCGAGGCCTCCCAGGCGATCCCGGAATTCTCTTCCTCGATTTTCTGTGCCTCTTCCATGGAGGCCAGTACGACACCGATCAAGATGTTGAGAAGTAGAAAAGCTCCAAAGACGATGAACGTCAGACAGTAGGGGACCGCCCAGAGACTGTGGGCCATGGCCGTCCGAATGACATTGCCGATGCTGTCAAGTGCCACCATCTGCAAGAGAGTCAGCAAGGCCTGCCCGATGGAGCCGAACTGTTCCGGATTGTCCTCTCCGAAGGCCATCCAACCCAGCATCGCCCAGAGATACATGATGACGCCCATGAGGGCGAAGAGGCCGACGGACTTGGGAACGGCCTTCTTCGCCGCGACGAGGATGATGCGCAGGCTGGGGATATTGCGCAGGAGGCGAGCGATGCGCGCCAGGCGAAGGAGCCGAATGATGGTGATGTTTTCCCGCAACCCGGGGATGTAGGCGGCGACGACGATGGTGAAGTCGAAGATGTTCCATCCGCTGGCGAAATAACGCCACGTCCGTGGCGCATAGGCGATAAGCCCAATGACCACTTCCACGGTGAAAAACGCGAGAAAGACCTTGTCCAGGCGTTCCAGGGCCGCGCCCCACCGAGTGGCGACGGATTCGAAGGTTACCGCGCCGAGGACGAGGCCGTTGAGAATGATGACGGCCATGGACAGATACTGGAATCGGCTGGAGTCGTACCAGCGACGGCATTGCGCCACAATAGGATTGAGGACTTCGGTTCCATTGGGTGACATACCAGAAGGTTAGTGTAAGGCCCGGTTGAGATCGTGTTGGGGCGGAGGAGAGGTGTGGTCGACGTGGAACCGATGACGGCCGAGACGCGAGAGGTACGCGGCACGTCCAATGAGGGTGGCGACAAATAGGCGGGACCGACGGATGTCGATCCCGCCCACCGGGGAGTATTCAGGTCATCGCGCTTTTGAAGCGACCGGGCTACCAGTCCATTGTGTATAGGAGCAGGTTCGGTGTTCCACTTCCCGGGTTGGAAACGGCGCCTGAGGTGGCGCTGGAGGTGATCGCACCGTGGACCTGGCTGGGCGAGGCTCCCGGGTTCGTTTCCAGGTACAGGGCGGCTCCTCCGGCGACGTGCGGGGAGGCCATGGACGTTCCACTCGCCACATAGGTGGAGTCGTCACCGTCGATCCACGCCGACGTAATGTCGACGCCGGGAGCGAAGAGGTCGACACAGCTTCCGCTTGAGGTAAACGACGCCGCGGCGTCGGCATTGTCACTGGCGGCCACGGTAATGGCGTCCGCGACCCGGGCCGGTGACTGCCAACAGGCGGGGAGCCAGGAGGTGTTACCGGCGGCGACGGCCACTGTTACCCCGGAATCGATGAGTCCCTGCACGGCGTCGTCCAGAGTGCTGTTCATGAAGCCGCCCAAGCTCATATTAGCCACTGAAGGACCATTGGCGTTGTCGGCCACCCAGTCGAGTCCACTGAGAATGTCAGCCGAGGTTCCCGAACCCTCACAGTCAAGGACACGCACCGGAACGACGTTGGCCTCCTTCGCCACGCCGAACTCGGAGCCCGCTACGGTTCCGGCGACGTGAGTGCCGTGCCCGTGGCAGTCGGAGCCGTCCCCGCCGTCGACGGCGTCGAATCCGGGTTTCATGCGACCGGTGAAATCGTTGTGGGAGATGTTGACTCCGGTGTCGACGATGTAGGCGTCCACCCCGTTTCCGGTGCGATTGTACTCGTAGGAATCGTCCAGGGGAAGGTTGCGCTGATCGATGCGATCGATTCCCCATGACGACGGGTTGTCCTGAGAGGCCTGCGAACTGAACGGTTCGTCCAGTTCAACCTCGATATTCGCTTCCACGGTGTCCACATGTGGATGCGCGGCGAGTCGCTCGGCTTCGGACTGAGACATGTCGACGGCGAAACCGTTGACGAGATCCCATTTCTCGGTCACCTGCGCGTTGTAGCGCGACATCGACGGTGCCGTGTGTCCGTCCTGCATGGTGACGAGATAAGAGCCGGACACGGCGTCGGGATGTTCGGCGTTGAGAACGTGGCCGTCGGCGTTGGGCTGTGCGGTGGCGGCGGTGGCGGCGAACACCCCGATGGCAAGCGCACCGGTCGCCACTGTACCGATGGCGCGGCGTCGAATGGATTGTGTCATGTGTCGTCTCCCTGTCGTGTTGGCGCGTAGGCGCACCTGTTGTCATACCGTTGGGTACGACATACTAGAGAGTAAAATAAAAGTATAAGCATGTAAATGTAAATGTGTACGGTTGATGAACCGTGCGTTGCGAAACGGGGTTCGCAGCAGCGCACGGTGCCGAATCCGATTGCCGACAGTTCTCGATCGGAGGTCGCACCGCCGCTTGCGGGACAGCGAAACGACCTCCGCTCTCAGGGGTGCGTGTAGACCGCCACGTAGTCGATCAACATGGATTTGCCGTCGACGGTGTCGCTCACCGGGGTCGATCCGGGGCCGTCGTGGTAGGCATCGGGAAATTGTCCGCCGATGGCGACGTTTAGGATCAAAAACACCCCTTGGTCGAGGGCATCGCTCCAGGCCCGAGGTCCGATATCGTCGCGTGTGATCGAATGAAACAGCCGACCGTCCAGATACCAGCGCACCTCACCGACTTCATGGTCGATTTCGGCGGCATAGCGGTGGAAGGACTCCGAACAGCTGTAACAGTCCTGAGGCGGTGACCCGAGTCCGCCGGTTTCCTCCTGGCAGGGACCGTCTTCCAGTGACCCGCAATGCAGTGCTCCGAAGACCGAACCGTTGCCGTTCACGCTCTCCATCATGTCGATTTCACCGGTGGCCGGCCATCCGGTATAGCCGTCACGGAGATCGGCGCCCATCGCCCAGAAGGCCGACCAGTACCCGAGTCCGTCGGATTCGTCGACGTCTGGCAGTCGCAAGGACGCTTCGAGCCGCACGACTCCTTCCGAGTCGGCACCGAAATCATCGCGTGCGGTCTCGATCCGGCCGGACGTCCACCGGCCTTGAGCGTCGCGCCGCGGGGTGATGGCCAGGTTTCCCTTCCCGTCGTGTGAAACATTGTCGATCTCATCGGTGTGGACGGCGATTTCGCCGGTTCCCCAATCGGGTGCCGGACATCCGGGGTAACAGGTGCCCGTGTCGTAGATCCAGTCCTCGCTCAATCCGGTTCCGGCGTCTCGGTCGAAGTCGTCGCGGAAGGCGATCCGCCAATCGTCCCCGGGCTGGACGGTCGTCACGGCGGCCGTGTCCGCTGCGACCAGTCCCGTGGTGGCGAGTTCGTGCTCCAGACGTGCGGTGAGGCGGGAGACCGCCGCTTGGGTCAAGTGTGACTCGTCGCGATAGAGCAGAAGGTTGTCCACGACCGACGGACAGGTATCGGCGGAACACAGGGTCGGCGACAGGTCGATCAAATGAACGTCGTCCCATACGTCTTGGGCGATGCGTTCTGCCGTCGGGTCGGGCCACAGGCCGTCGGTGCGGGGAAATTCGCAGGATTCCCAGTCGCTCGGATCGTTCGATAGACAGGTGGGGACGTCGAATCCCGGATACGGCGTGTCCCGCAGGTAGGCGACCGGTGCGCCGCTGTCGGTCAGACGTGACAGCGATGTCTCCCAAGCGGAGGTGACCTCGTCGGCGTCGGCCGAGTAGCGGTTGAGAGAGGCTACCAGTATGAGAGCGGGCGGGGGACCGGACTCAATTCGCTTGAACATGGCCTCTCTCCAGTCGTCGCATTCGGTGTAGCTGCGATCGAGCTGATCGTTGTGCACCGTCATGGACGGCACCGGGCAACCGGATTTCGTCAGGATCTCGACCGCCGCGTCCCGTTCGTGAGCGATGGCCTCAATCGCGGGCAACCATTGGGACGCGTGTGAATCACCGAATACGACGATCCGGTCTCCGTCTCCCCGGACGCATGTGTCGTGTTCTATCTCGGTGGGTTCGAGCTGACAGTCTCCGGCGGTTCCAAAGTCCTGTGACGCCTCCAAAGGGGACGGCGAAAGCGGTTGCTCGCGGTCGGTCGACACCGGCAGCCCCGCTTCCCAGCGACTTCCGCTTCCTCCGGGATCCAGGTCGGTCCATTGACCCTGCTGTTCCAGAACCTTCATGGCTCCACTTCCTACCAGCAGTGCCACGATCACCGGAATGATCATGGACGACGCTCCGACCGAGAGTCCCGCCGAAACGCGGTGATACCTCGGCTGGTGGAATCTAATGGGCTGCTCCACCGTCACGAGCGTCAGCCAGGCC
It encodes the following:
- a CDS encoding glutamate synthase subunit beta; the protein is MPNPSGFMEYPRKNAPRRPVPIRLRDWREVYEKPDDELLHEQASRCMDCGIPFCHNGCPLGNRIPEWNDLARVGQWDEALNQLHATNNFPEFTGRLCPAPCEGACVLGIGDDPVSIKTMEQAIADHGGTDEPFTPQPSEHRTGKLVAVIGSGPAGLAAAQQLARAGHAVIVYERDDAPGGLLRYGIPDFKLEKHLIDRRIKQMEAEGVEFACGVNVGVDVSADEIRDFHDAVVIATGALEPRETDQPGRELTGIHQAMEHLTEANRVQAGRVPFAGIDAKDKHVIIIGGGDTGADCLGTAHRQGAASVRQLDLYPMPPETRTGVKDPWPTWPLVVRNYPAHEEGGERNFGAAALEFIGDDDGHVRQMRMSEVTVDKSTGKRIVNPVEGTQRTVPADLVLLAIGFSGTEDQPMLPQLGLERNARNVIDCDDDWQTDTPGVFVAGDAQRGASLIVWAIAEGRAAAAAAHNHLSSNAELPAPVRPGTRDLSL
- the pyk gene encoding pyruvate kinase is translated as MWHRLARVTRRAKIVCTIGPATATPDRMNALINAGMNVARMNFSHGSRADHEAVYQMVREASRVAGKPVAILADMQGPKIRLGTFADGEVSWNTGDHVTITSDEVEGTAERVSCTYKKLPQEVTIGDRLLVDDGKLALEVTGVEGNDIHLLVVEGGPVSNHKGLSLPNVNISVPALSEKDIEDMKFALNLGVDLIAMSFVRHPHDVRQGHRVMDEVGVRRPIIAKVEKPEAVERLEEIVLAFDGMMVARGDLGVEMPLDEVPLVQKQIIRLARANAKPVIVATQMLDSMIENARPTRAEVSDVANAVLDGTDAVMLSGETSVGKYPIGTVRTMSRIVRTTEDGPMSFDTLDHDPRTKPGAVTAAAWQIADALDAKALCAFTQTGDTIRRLARLKPDIPIIGFTPIESVRNQMALSWGTKAYIVEYVDHTDAMFQQVDQAMQSNGLAEIGDTVVIVAGSPPGKPGSTNTVRVHQIGS
- a CDS encoding acyl-CoA thioesterase domain-containing protein encodes the protein MLAVLDLEEIDSDLFRGPKAKVGPQRVFGGQVAGQALVAAGRTVSGDRHVHSLHGYFVRPGDAERPIVYEVENIRDGRSFSVRRTVAKQGGKTIFFMSASFHRGEQGLEHEEGGPTDDIPPPEEVPTLQERLQTHPERLGIWARIPRPIDVRYVGTSGFAPQGDRPAESRQRVWMRADGKLPDDPLIHVCVLTYASDLTLLDTVLNRHGEVWGPGGFLGSSLDHALWFHRPFRVDDWVLYDSSSPTASEGRGLAQGRFFTADGHHIASATQEGLLRRMPSDNIPPGVP
- a CDS encoding ion transporter: MSPNGTEVLNPIVAQCRRWYDSSRFQYLSMAVIILNGLVLGAVTFESVATRWGAALERLDKVFLAFFTVEVVIGLIAYAPRTWRYFASGWNIFDFTIVVAAYIPGLRENITIIRLLRLARIARLLRNIPSLRIILVAAKKAVPKSVGLFALMGVIMYLWAMLGWMAFGEDNPEQFGSIGQALLTLLQMVALDSIGNVIRTAMAHSLWAVPYCLTFIVFGAFLLLNILIGVVLASMEEAQKIEEENSGIAWEASDDTKLLLARLEELQNTVDRLAERRTPVDGDELERVTARD
- a CDS encoding S8 family peptidase, with the translated sequence MTQSIRRRAIGTVATGALAIGVFAATAATAQPNADGHVLNAEHPDAVSGSYLVTMQDGHTAPSMSRYNAQVTEKWDLVNGFAVDMSQSEAERLAAHPHVDTVEANIEVELDEPFSSQASQDNPSSWGIDRIDQRNLPLDDSYEYNRTGNGVDAYIVDTGVNISHNDFTGRMKPGFDAVDGGDGSDCHGHGTHVAGTVAGSEFGVAKEANVVPVRVLDCEGSGTSADILSGLDWVADNANGPSVANMSLGGFMNSTLDDAVQGLIDSGVTVAVAAGNTSWLPACWQSPARVADAITVAASDNADAAASFTSSGSCVDLFAPGVDITSAWIDGDDSTYVASGTSMASPHVAGGAALYLETNPGASPSQVHGAITSSATSGAVSNPGSGTPNLLLYTMDW
- a CDS encoding SGNH hydrolase domain-containing protein, whose translation is MDHLKHNDRFRTDIEGLRGVAVIGVLLFHAGVPFALGGYVGVDVFFVVSGFLITGLLIREKERHGRINLPAFYGRRARRLLPAATTVLVTTLVAAWFLLPPLRIRDIAWDAVTSALSVANWRYIDQQTDYLAGHSEPSPLLHFWSLAVEEQFYLLWAPLAAVCVLTARWRRALAVTIAVIAVVSFLLNLWWVESSGPLAYFSTPSRAWQFAVGAALALVPRFLDEQAAWLKHCLAALATAGLLTAMVWFDATTAFPGSAALLPTLAAALLIAVGPQSNRLLRLPALRWAGRVSFGWYLWHWPVLILFHAAWGPQHWAVNLLIVAVAVLPAWLTLVTVEQPIRFHQPRYHRVSAGLSVGASSMIIPVIVALLVGSGAMKVLEQQGQWTDLDPGGSGSRWEAGLPVSTDREQPLSPSPLEASQDFGTAGDCQLEPTEIEHDTCVRGDGDRIVVFGDSHASQWLPAIEAIAHERDAAVEILTKSGCPVPSMTVHNDQLDRSYTECDDWREAMFKRIESGPPPALILVASLNRYSADADEVTSAWETSLSRLTDSGAPVAYLRDTPYPGFDVPTCLSNDPSDWESCEFPRTDGLWPDPTAERIAQDVWDDVHLIDLSPTLCSADTCPSVVDNLLLYRDESHLTQAAVSRLTARLEHELATTGLVAADTAAVTTVQPGDDWRIAFRDDFDRDAGTGLSEDWIYDTGTCYPGCPAPDWGTGEIAVHTDEIDNVSHDGKGNLAITPRRDAQGRWTSGRIETARDDFGADSEGVVRLEASLRLPDVDESDGLGYWSAFWAMGADLRDGYTGWPATGEIDMMESVNGNGSVFGALHCGSLEDGPCQEETGGLGSPPQDCYSCSESFHRYAAEIDHEVGEVRWYLDGRLFHSITRDDIGPRAWSDALDQGVFLILNVAIGGQFPDAYHDGPGSTPVSDTVDGKSMLIDYVAVYTHP